In one Candidatus Nomurabacteria bacterium genomic region, the following are encoded:
- the secE gene encoding preprotein translocase subunit SecE, with product MKNPIRPILNYFSASRAELAKVTWPTQKEVIRYSVLVILIAVGTALFFASIDFGLTKVTDLILEKRGISSQAPQTQTTEIPVENLKVDNVDVTTEPVTEGTPNN from the coding sequence ATGAAAAACCCTATCCGCCCAATTTTGAACTACTTTTCTGCCTCAAGAGCTGAGCTTGCAAAAGTCACCTGGCCAACACAAAAAGAGGTTATTCGTTATTCTGTATTAGTAATTCTTATCGCTGTAGGCACCGCTCTTTTTTTTGCCTCTATCGACTTTGGTCTTACTAAGGTAACAGATCTTATTCTTGAGAAACGTGGTATCTCAAGTCAGGCACCACAAACACAAACAACAGAAATTCCTGTTGAAAATCTAAAGGTAGACAACGTAGATGTAACGACAGAACCCGTTACAGAAGGCACACCTAACAACTAA